Proteins encoded together in one Rhipicephalus sanguineus isolate Rsan-2018 chromosome 9, BIME_Rsan_1.4, whole genome shotgun sequence window:
- the LOC119405923 gene encoding programmed cell death protein 6, with amino-acid sequence MTSYERAPTRPPRANTNYLQELFNNVDKNRSGRINANELQSALSNGTWKPFDPDTVQMMMNIFDRNRSGKIDFGEFTSLWNYINDWIKCFEGFDKDRSGSIDKHELRDALTSFGYRLGDQTLDTLLMKYDKDRKGSINIDDYVLCCVNLETLTTVFRSYDTDRDGFITLSYEDFLKLGLSLNP; translated from the coding sequence ATGACCTCGTACGAGCGAGCCCCAACGCGACCTCCCAGGGCGAATACCAACTATCTGCAAGAGCTCTTCAACAACGTCGACAAAAACAGAAGCGGGAGAATCAACGCGAATGAGCTGCAGAGTGCTTTATCCAACGGCACATGGAAGCCGTTCGACCCAGACACGGTTCAAATGATGATGAACATCTTCGACCGAAACCGCAGCGGTAAAATCGACTTCGGAGAGTTCACGTCCCTGTGGAATTACATTAACGACTGGATCAAGTGCTTCGAGGGCTTCGACAAGGACCGGTCTGGTTCCATTGACAAGCATGAACTGCGGGATGCCCTGACTAGCTTCGGCTACCGCTTGGGCGATCAAACACTGGACACCTTGCTGATGAAGTACGACAAGGATCGAAAAGGCTCTATTAACATCGACGACTACGTTCTGTGCTGCGTCAACCTAGAGACCCTGACAACGGTCTTCCGGAGCTACGACACTGACAGAGACGGTTTTATCACCCTCAGCTATGAAGATTTTCTCAAACTAGGACTGAGCCTGAATCCGTGA